In one window of Fictibacillus phosphorivorans DNA:
- the mtnK gene encoding S-methyl-5-thioribose kinase, with the protein MSVQVKPTYEPLNELTVLDVVKPLDFFDASEQNQLHVREIGDGNLNLVFHIESALSKKAVIVKQALPYAKVVGESWPLTLDRARIESEALIKEAESVPHLVPKVLYSDSTLAVTVMEDLSDHVILRKGLIEGQIYPKLASDIGTFAAKTAFYSSDFYLHPFEKKEQVKRFSNPELCKITEDLVFTDPFFNIETNDFPAELQSEVDVIWNDTELLKEVAQLRLSFLTKAEVLLHGDLHSGSIFVKGDSTKVIDPEFAFYGPAGFDIAHFIANLALNHLSQNAHAKEPFHRETLQTYLLETIEKTWKTYRETFTALWNEKATDPFAKIDGVLENFLEKTFQEAIGFAGCEIIRRTIGLAHVADLDSIPKKEVELFYKKTALELGVKLIKNQRKLTNITELTDWIRGA; encoded by the coding sequence ATGAGCGTACAAGTAAAACCTACATATGAACCGTTAAATGAACTGACAGTCCTTGATGTGGTAAAACCTTTAGATTTTTTTGATGCATCCGAACAAAACCAATTGCATGTTAGAGAGATTGGAGATGGCAACTTAAACCTTGTTTTTCATATAGAAAGTGCACTCTCTAAAAAAGCGGTGATCGTCAAACAAGCACTTCCCTATGCAAAAGTGGTTGGAGAAAGTTGGCCGCTCACACTAGACCGTGCACGAATTGAAAGCGAAGCCTTAATAAAAGAAGCCGAATCTGTTCCTCACTTAGTTCCTAAAGTTTTGTATTCAGATTCAACACTTGCCGTAACGGTTATGGAAGATTTATCTGATCATGTCATCCTTCGAAAAGGGCTAATTGAAGGACAGATTTACCCAAAACTTGCTAGTGACATTGGAACGTTTGCGGCTAAGACGGCTTTTTATTCTAGCGATTTTTATCTGCATCCGTTTGAAAAGAAAGAACAAGTGAAACGTTTTTCAAACCCTGAACTGTGTAAGATCACTGAAGACTTAGTGTTCACAGATCCTTTTTTCAACATCGAAACGAACGACTTCCCTGCTGAACTTCAAAGTGAAGTAGATGTCATTTGGAACGACACTGAGCTTCTAAAAGAAGTAGCTCAACTAAGACTATCATTCTTAACAAAAGCTGAAGTCCTCCTTCATGGAGATCTACATTCTGGAAGTATTTTTGTGAAGGGTGATTCTACTAAAGTGATTGATCCTGAGTTTGCGTTCTATGGTCCCGCGGGATTTGATATCGCGCATTTCATAGCGAACCTTGCTCTTAATCATCTTTCTCAGAATGCACATGCGAAAGAGCCGTTTCATCGTGAGACTTTACAAACTTATCTTTTGGAAACCATCGAAAAGACTTGGAAAACATACAGAGAAACATTTACAGCGCTTTGGAACGAGAAAGCGACTGATCCTTTTGCCAAGATTGACGGTGTTCTTGAAAATTTCTTAGAAAAAACGTTTCAAGAAGCGATTGGATTTGCTGGTTGTGAAATCATTCGAAGAACGATCGGACTTGCACATGTAGCTGATCTAGACTCTATTCCCAAAAAAGAAGTGGAGCTCTTTTATAAAAAAACTGCTTTAGAGCTAGGTGTAAAACTGATCAAGAATCAGAGAAAACTTACAAACATCACAGAACTTACTGACTGGATTAGAGGTGCTTAA